Proteins from a genomic interval of Leptospiraceae bacterium:
- a CDS encoding SpoIIE family protein phosphatase: MKLKTKITLYTLSTVLTIFILAMGVNTYIFYKEAKDFRDKEIQSSILFFLSEINNATNKTEIIGQDIALAGEIIYNIKSSEKPKDSLSSILTAKIKNFPSLIGGGIWYEPNLFGEQFLGPYALWKNNQVEITWEYSTPEYNYLKKDWYLYALPELWNRTTPRPEINYRAPAYLDSIGNEKVVFITLSTIMYDKSRKIIGMSTVDWTLKSVKELLSTLDITPKSFAMLIDTESKKILFHPDETLILADYRELSWLKGNDLKKVIKKEIQQEEKVTINGDKYTIYLTETDAKFILVVAINEKEAYSVVSGIILRNAILTFITLILIGFMIFFIVGKSVSPLTNIIEVLRGIATGKKSLKERIVIKSKDEFGELAKTYNTMADTIERQNHEIKEYTENLEHKVKERTNDLNKTLEEVTKLKTQQDGDYFLTSLLLKPLGRNRVKEDTVKIQFLVKQKKEFQFKKNKNEIGGDLCTADSIILNDKKYTVFLNADAMGKSIQGAGGALILGSVFHAILERTKVSGLTMKFAPERWIKTAFIELHKTFETFDGSMLVSMILGLVDNENGFCYYINAEHPFAVLYRDGKASFLETKSFYRKLGTTDTEGQIVVDTFQILSGDILMVGSDGRDDILLSNNTDGSRVINEDENLFLGIVEKANSDLEIIYQELINLGEITDDLSLLRLEYLGKPNENESLPIDTKKLIVKSRELLKQGDNQKALEYLEEATQLNPDHPDIIREKMKVFLNTKSYIKICELSIPYISLRPEDTDMIYLTSFCLKKLKKYEAALDYAERLKIRDPLNITFMIHLAEIYLAMGNKNKVNEIIVQLRGIDADNPKLLQLEDSLQNKFEDID, encoded by the coding sequence ATGAAACTTAAAACAAAAATTACTCTATATACACTATCGACAGTGTTAACAATTTTTATTTTAGCGATGGGAGTAAATACCTATATTTTCTACAAAGAAGCAAAAGATTTTCGTGATAAAGAAATTCAAAGTTCAATTCTTTTTTTTCTCTCTGAAATCAATAATGCTACCAATAAAACAGAAATTATTGGACAGGACATTGCTCTCGCGGGAGAAATTATCTACAATATTAAATCTAGCGAAAAACCAAAAGACTCCTTAAGTTCTATATTAACCGCAAAAATAAAAAATTTCCCCAGTTTAATAGGAGGTGGAATTTGGTATGAACCTAACCTATTTGGGGAACAATTTTTAGGACCGTATGCATTATGGAAAAATAACCAAGTAGAAATTACATGGGAGTATTCAACTCCTGAATATAATTATTTGAAAAAAGATTGGTATTTATATGCTTTGCCTGAGTTATGGAATCGCACAACACCCCGACCAGAAATTAATTATCGAGCACCAGCCTATTTAGATTCGATCGGAAATGAGAAGGTAGTCTTTATTACCCTCAGCACAATCATGTATGATAAATCTAGAAAAATTATTGGAATGTCTACAGTAGACTGGACTTTAAAATCTGTAAAAGAATTACTTTCTACATTAGATATAACACCTAAATCATTTGCAATGTTGATTGATACTGAAAGTAAAAAAATTCTATTTCACCCAGATGAAACTTTAATTCTAGCGGATTATCGTGAATTGTCATGGCTCAAAGGAAATGACCTAAAGAAAGTAATAAAAAAAGAAATCCAACAAGAAGAAAAAGTTACGATTAATGGAGACAAGTATACAATTTACCTCACAGAAACAGATGCAAAATTTATATTAGTAGTTGCGATCAATGAAAAGGAGGCTTACTCAGTTGTTAGTGGAATTATCCTTAGAAATGCAATTCTAACTTTCATAACCCTTATCCTAATCGGTTTTATGATATTTTTTATTGTAGGAAAAAGCGTTAGTCCTCTGACCAATATCATAGAAGTTCTAAGAGGGATAGCAACTGGCAAAAAAAGTTTAAAAGAAAGAATTGTAATTAAATCGAAAGATGAGTTTGGAGAATTGGCAAAAACATACAACACGATGGCAGATACAATTGAACGCCAAAATCATGAGATCAAAGAATATACGGAAAATTTGGAACATAAAGTAAAGGAAAGAACTAACGATCTAAATAAAACTCTGGAAGAAGTTACAAAATTAAAAACACAACAGGATGGAGACTATTTTCTTACATCTCTATTATTAAAACCCCTCGGTCGAAATCGAGTTAAAGAAGATACAGTTAAAATTCAATTTCTAGTAAAACAAAAAAAAGAATTTCAATTCAAGAAAAATAAAAATGAAATCGGTGGTGATTTGTGTACAGCCGATTCTATAATACTTAATGATAAAAAATATACAGTTTTTTTAAACGCTGATGCTATGGGAAAATCAATTCAAGGAGCGGGTGGTGCATTGATTTTAGGATCTGTTTTTCATGCAATTTTAGAAAGAACCAAAGTGTCTGGACTGACGATGAAATTTGCTCCGGAGAGATGGATTAAGACTGCATTTATAGAATTACATAAAACCTTTGAGACTTTCGATGGTTCCATGTTAGTGTCTATGATTTTAGGTTTAGTGGATAATGAAAACGGCTTTTGTTATTATATTAACGCAGAACATCCATTTGCCGTTCTCTACCGAGATGGGAAAGCAAGTTTTCTGGAAACAAAATCATTTTATAGAAAACTAGGAACGACAGACACTGAAGGTCAAATCGTAGTCGATACTTTTCAAATACTTTCTGGTGATATTCTAATGGTTGGCTCCGACGGAAGAGATGATATTTTACTGAGTAATAATACAGATGGATCTAGAGTCATTAACGAAGATGAAAACCTTTTCCTCGGAATTGTGGAAAAAGCAAATTCCGATTTAGAAATAATATACCAAGAATTAATAAATCTAGGAGAGATTACAGATGATTTGTCTCTCCTTCGGTTAGAGTATTTAGGTAAACCGAACGAAAATGAAAGTTTACCAATTGATACAAAAAAACTAATTGTAAAGTCTAGAGAATTATTAAAACAAGGAGACAATCAAAAGGCTTTAGAATATTTGGAAGAGGCAACCCAATTAAATCCCGACCATCCAGATATTATTCGAGAGAAAATGAAGGTATTTTTAAATACCAAAAGTTATATCAAAATTTGCGAATTATCCATTCCTTACATTAGCCTTAGACCAGAAGATACGGATATGATATATTTAACATCTTTCTGTTTGAAAAAACTCAAAAAATATGAAGCCGCTCTTGACTACGCCGAACGCCTTAAAATTCGAGATCCACTCAATATAACTTTTATGATTCACTTAGCTGAAATATACCTTGCGATGGGAAATAAAAACAAAGTAAATGAAATCATAGTTCAACTTCGCGGCATAGATGCAGATAATCCTAAGTTACTGCAACTTGAGGACAGCTTACAAAACAAATTCGAAGATATTGATTAA
- a CDS encoding thymidylate synthase yields MKQYLDLMRYVKENGVKKEDRTGTGTISIFGYQMRFNLQEGFPLLTTKKLHVKSIIHELIWFLSGDTNVKYLQENGVRIWNEWADENGNLGPVYGHQWRSWPLPNGESYDQISQLISMIKKSPDSRRLIVSAWNVADIPNMALPPCHTMFQFYVANGKLSCQLYQRSADIFLGVPFNIASYALLCMMVAQVCDLEPGDFIHTFGDAHIYLNHLDQAELQLQRDVRPLPIMKINPSVKDIFSFKFEDFTLENYDPHPHIKAEVAV; encoded by the coding sequence ATGAAGCAATATTTAGATCTAATGAGATATGTAAAAGAAAATGGTGTAAAAAAAGAAGACCGAACAGGGACAGGAACTATTAGTATTTTTGGATACCAAATGAGATTTAATTTACAAGAAGGATTTCCTTTGTTAACCACAAAAAAATTACATGTAAAATCCATAATCCATGAGCTAATTTGGTTTTTGAGTGGAGATACTAATGTAAAATATCTTCAGGAAAATGGTGTGCGTATCTGGAATGAATGGGCAGATGAAAATGGAAATTTAGGACCTGTTTACGGACATCAATGGAGATCTTGGCCATTACCAAATGGAGAAAGTTATGATCAAATTTCTCAGTTAATTAGTATGATCAAAAAAAGTCCAGACTCAAGGAGATTAATCGTATCAGCGTGGAATGTAGCGGATATTCCGAATATGGCGCTTCCTCCCTGTCATACTATGTTTCAATTCTATGTGGCTAACGGCAAACTTTCCTGTCAACTTTATCAACGGTCAGCAGATATTTTTTTAGGAGTTCCATTTAATATAGCTTCCTATGCGCTACTTTGTATGATGGTTGCGCAAGTATGCGATTTAGAACCAGGTGATTTTATACATACTTTTGGTGATGCTCACATTTATCTAAATCACCTTGACCAAGCCGAACTACAACTTCAGAGAGACGTTAGACCTTTACCAATAATGAAAATTAATCCAAGTGTTAAAGATATATTCTCATTTAAATTCGAAGACTTTACATTAGAGAATTATGATCCACATCCGCATATAAAAGCTGAGGTAGCTGTATGA